TCTGTGTAAGCAATTCCGATTCCAAAAAGCAGTGCGAATGTCCAGTTTTTTGCTACGAATTTGTACCACTGATTCGCTCCTTCTAATACACTGTCTGGCAGTACCCCTGCAATTTTTGCTACGGCGACTGCGATAATCATAAGCGCATAAGCATGGAGTGGGATAAAGCCTGCCAGCAGCGTGCCTGCTGCGAAAAACAGAATCGCTGCAACAAGACCAATCCCCATTTTCTGCACATCAAATGTCGTACTTTTTTCTTTAAACTCAAAGCCTTTTAATAACTGACCATTCCCTGTGAGAGAGGGTCTTTTATTTCCTATAATGTTTAACACACTTGCAAGAATAATCGCAAAGACATTCCCGAGTGCAAGGGCAGGTACAAGCATTGAGATATAGTAGCTTGGATCATTACCCATCAGCTCGCTGTAGATCTGGCTCATCGGTACAGCGCCGGCACCCATGCCTCCGCCCATAATCGGCATCGCGATGACAAGCACTGCTTCAGTCAGGGTAAAGCCTGCAATGACGCCAAAAATTCCGGCAATAATCAATGCGCCAATGACTGCACCGAAGATTGGAAGGAAGTATTTCAGCCCGACTTTAATCAGAATCTGCTTATCCATTCCAAGGATACTGCCTGTAATCAGCGCGGCGATATAAAAGTTAAGGAAACCGCCTGTTGTCATAAAGTCTGTGACCATTGTGACCGTTGTTTCAGGAAGCAGGCCGGCATATACCATGTATGCAGCGCCAAAGATCGCTACAATGGCACCACCGCCAAGATAGGTTCTGACGAATGGCGTCCGGTCACCAGCCCATCCGAGCAGCTCGCCAAGTACCATCATGACAATCAGACTTCCAATCATTCCCTCCGGCAGATTCCCGGTATACATACTGACGAGCGCGATCACGGCAAAGAGCACAAACCATACTACCGGAAGACCATATATTGTAAACGCTTTCTTTTCTTTTTGTACAAAAGGCTTGATTTGCGGTTCCTGTGTGGGCTTCATTTCTCTTGCTGAGTTTGACATACTGATTCCTCCCCTTTAATTGCGGAGCTCCTAGCATTGCGCCAGGGGCTCCTTATTTTCAATCACTGAGTCTTCTACAGCCTTCGCTACTGCATC
This region of Jeotgalibacillus malaysiensis genomic DNA includes:
- a CDS encoding sodium:citrate symporter yields the protein MSNSAREMKPTQEPQIKPFVQKEKKAFTIYGLPVVWFVLFAVIALVSMYTGNLPEGMIGSLIVMMVLGELLGWAGDRTPFVRTYLGGGAIVAIFGAAYMVYAGLLPETTVTMVTDFMTTGGFLNFYIAALITGSILGMDKQILIKVGLKYFLPIFGAVIGALIIAGIFGVIAGFTLTEAVLVIAMPIMGGGMGAGAVPMSQIYSELMGNDPSYYISMLVPALALGNVFAIILASVLNIIGNKRPSLTGNGQLLKGFEFKEKSTTFDVQKMGIGLVAAILFFAAGTLLAGFIPLHAYALMIIAVAVAKIAGVLPDSVLEGANQWYKFVAKNWTFALLFGIGIAYTDLETVLAALTFQYIFTVLGVVVGAVLGAGLLGKLVGFYPIESAITAGLCMANMGGTGDVAVLSASKRMELMPFAQISSRLGGALILLLAGIIVPLLM